Proteins from a genomic interval of Pantoea deleyi:
- a CDS encoding aspartate aminotransferase family protein, translating to MATRSTIMDTNSFRAEHAAALDSDTRKLTDKRSKVLGESYRLFYRKPVHLVRGEGQYLWDAAGDKYLDVYNNVASIGHCHPAVIEAVTQQMKMLNTHTRYLHENILDYSEALLATTPAAIDRAMYMCTGSEANDLAIRVARAFSGGTGIIVSKEAYHGTSELTSGASPALGSGQPLAPTTRLVMPPDAYRVDAPDLGDWFASQIQQQIDDMAAHGIKFAGFLADSIFSSDGVLPDPRGFLKKAVEVVHANGGIFIADEVQPGFGRTGDAFWGFGRHDVVPDLITTGKPMGNGIPVSGLLAKSEVLAAFSDSIPYFNTFGGNPVAMAAAQAVLKVITEEGLQEHSRVVGAKLLAELRTLMDRYECVGDVRGAGLFIGFELVTDRHSKTPDKTLALDLIEKLREHRVLTSVAGPYGNVLKLRPPLAFQESDIDWLVGALDSALRALGR from the coding sequence ATGGCCACGCGTTCCACCATTATGGATACCAACAGTTTTCGTGCCGAACATGCCGCTGCGCTGGACAGCGACACGCGTAAGCTGACCGATAAACGCAGCAAAGTGCTTGGCGAATCCTATCGCCTGTTCTATCGCAAGCCGGTTCATCTGGTGCGGGGGGAGGGGCAGTATCTGTGGGATGCGGCGGGCGATAAATATCTCGATGTCTACAACAACGTAGCCAGCATTGGTCACTGCCATCCGGCTGTGATTGAGGCGGTGACGCAGCAGATGAAAATGCTGAACACTCACACCCGTTACCTGCATGAAAATATCCTCGACTACAGCGAGGCGCTGCTGGCGACGACGCCGGCGGCGATCGATCGCGCGATGTATATGTGTACCGGATCGGAAGCCAACGATCTGGCGATCCGCGTGGCGCGCGCCTTCAGCGGCGGCACCGGGATTATCGTCAGTAAAGAGGCCTATCACGGCACCAGCGAGCTGACCTCCGGCGCCTCTCCGGCGCTGGGCAGCGGGCAGCCGCTGGCACCAACCACCCGACTGGTGATGCCGCCGGATGCTTATCGCGTGGATGCCCCGGATCTGGGCGACTGGTTCGCCAGCCAGATTCAGCAGCAGATTGATGATATGGCCGCGCACGGCATTAAGTTTGCCGGATTCCTGGCGGATTCGATCTTCTCGTCGGACGGCGTCCTGCCCGACCCGCGCGGCTTCCTGAAAAAAGCCGTCGAGGTGGTGCATGCCAACGGCGGTATCTTTATTGCCGATGAAGTTCAGCCAGGCTTTGGCCGCACCGGCGATGCGTTCTGGGGCTTTGGCCGTCACGATGTGGTGCCCGATCTGATCACCACCGGCAAGCCGATGGGCAACGGCATTCCGGTCTCCGGACTGCTGGCAAAAAGCGAGGTGCTGGCCGCCTTCAGCGACTCGATTCCTTACTTCAATACCTTTGGCGGCAACCCGGTCGCGATGGCGGCGGCGCAGGCGGTGCTGAAAGTGATCACCGAAGAGGGATTACAGGAACACAGCCGCGTGGTCGGGGCGAAGCTGCTGGCTGAGCTGCGGACGCTGATGGATCGCTATGAGTGCGTGGGGGATGTGCGCGGTGCCGGGCTGTTTATCGGCTTTGAACTGGTCACCGATCGTCACAGCAAAACGCCGGACAAGACGCTGGCGCTGGATCTGATTGAGAAGCTGCGTGAACATCGCGTGCTGACCTCGGTCGCCGGCCCCTATGGGAATGTACTGAAACTGCGCCCGCCTCTGGCTTTCCAGGAAAGCGACATCGACTGGCTGGTGGGGGCACTCGACAGCGCATTGCGCGCGCTGGGCCGGTAG